One genomic window of Sebaldella sp. S0638 includes the following:
- a CDS encoding EutP/PduV family microcompartment system protein — protein MKRILLIGRTECGKTTLVQRLNGQALKYEKTQMLGYYDNMLDTPGEYMENRALYKALIISSYDCDVIGMVQALNDERSVFPPNFSSAFTKPVIGIISKADLGGDVERAEEILKDAGAEQTFVISSYNNEGISALYEYLDDETSS, from the coding sequence TTGAAGCGTATACTTTTAATAGGAAGAACTGAATGCGGAAAGACAACTCTTGTACAGAGATTAAACGGACAGGCATTAAAGTATGAGAAGACACAGATGCTCGGGTATTATGACAACATGCTGGACACGCCCGGAGAATACATGGAAAACAGAGCATTATACAAGGCGCTTATCATTAGTTCCTATGACTGTGATGTAATAGGAATGGTACAGGCCTTAAATGACGAAAGAAGTGTTTTCCCGCCCAATTTTTCATCTGCATTTACTAAGCCCGTAATAGGGATTATTTCCAAGGCAGATCTTGGCGGAGACGTGGAGAGAGCAGAGGAAATACTGAAAGATGCAGGGGCAGAGCAGACATTCGTGATCAGCTCATACAATAATGAAGGAATATCAGCCCTGTATGAATATCTCGATGATGAAACAAGTTCATAG